The Papaver somniferum cultivar HN1 chromosome 3, ASM357369v1, whole genome shotgun sequence genome includes a region encoding these proteins:
- the LOC113360058 gene encoding uncharacterized protein LOC113360058, translating to MVQLNSVEEYFEDFEALKALMLAKNPSLSEHYFVMSFISGLKEELHNSVAMFYPKSLAQVFSLARMEERKSPATPKAYSPTPPKTPSANPIIKRLTQEQMHIHRDEGLCYNCDEVYSMGHKSKGDTIRIPGLRKKQSISILIHTGSTTSFLDCSLASKLKCKVKQTSHMLVTVANGEKTVSTSICSQLPWSMQGYQFTEDLRLLSLGGCDMVLGADWLKKLGDVVFNFSKRSVSFLHNGHQITLQGTITSPSLLMMSGTTVNFFLEKTTHGLIGHLFFVITSPIPPPVPTPLLPLLSEYHDIFVEPASLPPHRTLDHSIPLKPDSQPPTKGHIVKKKDNTWRFCVGYIKLNSITIKDKFHIPIVDELLDEMQGFMVLSKLDLRAGYHQILLNPINVYKTSFRTHHGHYEFKFMPFGLTNAPATFQSLMNEVFAPYLRKFALSQLEYLGHIITPDGVCADPNKIASMQSWPLPTSIKEVRGFLGLTAAISAFEKLKLAMSTTPVLEVKDFSKQSTVESDDSDTCLGVVLTQEAEILRYKSRLYVGASNGVRATILNTVHTSAVGGRSGMHATYARAKTHLFWHKMKKEILMFVAEYDICQRLKVKALFLLVYATTYST from the exons ATGGTGCAGCTTAACTCTGTGGAAGAGTATTTTGAGGATTTTGAAGCTCTTAAAGCTCTCATGCTTGCTAAAAATCCTTCCTTAAGCGAGCACTATTTCGTCATGAGTTTCATTAGTGGGTTGAAGGAAGAATTACACAACTCTGTAGCTATGTTTTACCCCAAATCACTTGCACAAGTCTTTTCCTTAGCAAGAATGGAGGAACGGAAAT CTCCTGCAACTCCAAAGGCTTATTCACCCACACCACCTAAAACTCCATCAGCCAATCCAATTATTAAGAGACTAACACAAGAACAAATGCACATTCACAGAGATGAGGGTctttgttataattgtgatgaagtTTACTCAATGGGCCATAAGTCCAAAG GTGACACTATAAGAATTCCTGGTCTTCGTAAGAAACAATCTATTTCCATTCTTATTCATACTGGTAGCACCACTAGCTTCTTGGATTGTTCTCTAGCTTCTAAGCTCAAATGCAAAGTGAAACAAACTTCTCACATGTTAGTTACAGTCGCCAACGGTGAGAAAACAGTGAGTACTTCTATTTGTTCTCAACTTCCTTGGAGTATGCAGGGTTATCAATTCACTGAAGATTTGAGGTTACTTTCACTTGGTGGATGTGATATGGTACTAGGAGCTGATTGGCTTAAGAAGCTAGGTGATGTTGTGTTTAACTTTTCTAAACGCAGTGTTTCTTTTCTTCATAATGGTCATCAAATTACTTTACAAGGAACTATCACTTCACCTTCCCTCCTTATGATGAGTGGTAcaactgtaaatttttttttagaaaaaaccaCACATGGCCTTATTGGTCATCTATTTTTTGTTATCACTTCACCTATACCCCCTCCAGTACCTACTCCATTACTGCCACTTCTGTCGGAATATCATGATATATTTGTTGAACCAGCTTCATTACCTCCTCACAGAACTTTGGACCACTCAATTCCATTAAAACCAGATTCCCAACCTCCTACCAAAGGCCATATAG TCAAAAAGAAAGATAATACCTGGAGATTTTGTGTTGGTTATATAAAGCTCAATAGCATCACTATCAAGGACAAGTTTCATATTCCAATTGTGGATGAGTTGTTGGATGAGATGCAAGGATTCATGGTTCTCTCCAAGCTTGATTTAAGAGCAGGTTATCATCAGATTTTATTGAATCCTATAAATGTTTACAAGACTTCCTTTAGAACACATCATGGGCATTATGAATTCAAATTCATGCCATTTGGCCTTACCAATGCCCCTGCAACCTTTCAGTCTCTTATGAATGAAGTCTTTGCACCTTACTTAAGGAAGTTTGCTCTg TCACAATTGGAATACTTAGGCCACATTATCACTCCTGATGGAGTTTGTGCTGATCCCAACAAGATTGCATCCATGCAAAGTTGGCCACTTCCTACTTCAATCAAGGAAGTGAGAGGGTTTCTAGGTTTAACAG CTGCCATTTCTGCATTTGAGAAACTCAAGCTTGCCATGTCCACCACTCCAGTCCTTGAAGTGAAAGATTTTTCCAAGCAATCCACTGTAGAAAGTGATGACAGTGATACCTGCCTTGGTGTTGTCTTAACTCAAGAAG CTGAAATCCTGAGGTATAAATCTAGACTCTATGTGGGAGCTAGCAATGGGGTCAGAGCCACCATCTTAAACACTGTACATACCTCTGCTGTTGGAGGCCGCTCTGGTATGCATGCCACTTATGCGAGGGCCAAAACCCATTTATTTTGGCATAAAATGAAGAAAGAAATACTTATGTTTGTAGCTGAATATGACATCTGCCAGAGATTAAAGGTGAAAGCACTTTTCCTTCTGGTCTATGCAACCACTTACAGTACCTGA